A stretch of the Mycobacteriales bacterium genome encodes the following:
- a CDS encoding AlkA N-terminal domain-containing protein: MLADEETRYRAVQSRDPRFDGWFVTAVTSTGIYCRPSCPAMTPRRENVRFYPGAAAAQQAGFRSCKRCRPDATPGSPEWNLRADLVGRAMRLIGDGVVDREGVAGLAGRLGYSERHLHRQLVAEVGAGPVAVARAQRAQTARVLLETTALPITAVAFAAGFASVRQFNDTVRAVFAVTPTELRRSRRGPDERVAGAIVLRLPYRAPIDVDALLRFLGARAVPGVEDWSGGVYTRSLSLPRGPAIAALSAGAGYVRCELRLTDLRDLAAAVQRCRRLLDLDADPAAVQAALGRDPLLGPLVDKAPGLRVPGHVDGAEMAIRAVLGQQVSVQAGTKLAARLTERYGAAVPVPHGPITRLFPTPAALREAEIGMPLSRLRALRALATALDDRRLELHPGVDRERTEAALLALPGIGPWTASYLALRTLRDPDVFLPTDVGVRHALTRLGVPSDPAAAAARAEAWRPWRSYALLQLWHSLDRKDV; this comes from the coding sequence GTGCTGGCCGACGAGGAGACCCGCTACCGGGCCGTGCAGAGCCGCGATCCGCGGTTCGACGGCTGGTTCGTCACCGCCGTCACCTCGACCGGGATCTACTGCCGTCCGTCCTGCCCGGCGATGACCCCGCGCCGGGAGAACGTGCGGTTCTACCCCGGCGCCGCCGCGGCCCAGCAAGCCGGCTTCCGTTCCTGCAAGCGATGCCGGCCGGACGCGACGCCGGGCTCGCCGGAGTGGAACCTGCGGGCCGACCTGGTCGGCCGGGCGATGCGGCTGATCGGCGACGGCGTGGTCGACCGCGAGGGTGTGGCCGGGCTGGCCGGCCGGCTCGGCTACAGCGAGCGTCACCTGCACCGGCAACTGGTCGCCGAGGTCGGCGCCGGCCCGGTCGCGGTGGCCCGGGCCCAGCGCGCGCAGACCGCCCGGGTGCTGCTGGAGACGACCGCGCTGCCGATCACCGCGGTCGCGTTCGCGGCCGGGTTCGCCAGCGTCCGCCAGTTCAACGACACGGTCCGGGCCGTCTTCGCGGTCACCCCGACCGAGCTGCGCCGCTCCCGCCGGGGCCCGGACGAGCGGGTCGCGGGCGCGATCGTGCTGCGCCTGCCCTACCGGGCGCCGATCGACGTGGACGCGCTGCTGCGCTTCCTCGGCGCCCGCGCGGTGCCCGGCGTGGAGGACTGGTCCGGCGGCGTCTACACCCGCTCGCTGAGCCTGCCCCGCGGGCCCGCGATCGCCGCGCTGTCCGCCGGCGCCGGATACGTGCGCTGCGAGCTGCGGCTGACCGACCTGCGCGACCTGGCCGCGGCCGTGCAGCGCTGCCGCCGGCTGCTCGACCTCGACGCCGACCCGGCCGCGGTGCAGGCCGCGCTCGGCCGCGACCCGCTGCTCGGCCCGCTGGTGGACAAGGCGCCCGGGCTGCGGGTGCCGGGGCACGTCGACGGGGCCGAGATGGCGATCCGCGCGGTGCTCGGCCAGCAGGTCTCGGTCCAGGCCGGGACCAAGCTCGCCGCCCGCCTCACCGAGCGGTACGGCGCGGCCGTCCCGGTGCCGCACGGCCCGATCACCCGGCTGTTCCCGACCCCGGCGGCGCTGCGGGAGGCGGAGATCGGGATGCCGCTGTCCCGGCTCCGGGCGCTGCGGGCGCTGGCCACCGCCCTCGACGACCGCCGCCTGGAGCTGCACCCGGGCGTCGACCGCGAGCGCACCGAGGCCGCGCTGCTGGCGCTGCCCGGGATCGGCCCCTGGACCGCGTCCTACCTGGCGCTGCGGACGCTGCGCGACCCGGACGTGTTCCTGCCGACCGACGTCGGCGTCCGGCACGCGCTGACCCGCCTCGGCGTGCCGAGCGACCCGGCCGCCGCGGCCGCCCGGGCCGAGGCCTGGCGCCCCTGGCGGTCGTACGCGTTGCTCCAGCTCTGGCACTCCCTCGACCGGAAGGACGTCTGA
- a CDS encoding sigma-70 family RNA polymerase sigma factor, translating into MTPGTEDLLRELAPQVLGILVRRYDRFDACEDAVQEALLAAATQWPVDGLPQSPRSWLVTVASRRLVDEWRSAGARQRREETVAALEVEPGPTEDADDTLTLLFLCCHPRLPVPAQLALTLRAVGGLSTAEIAAAFLVPEPTMAQRISRAKKSIQGSRFALPPPAEVPDRLRVVLHALYLVFNEGYAITAGDQAHRADLTAEAVRLTRLVHTLVPADGEVSGLLALMLLTEARRPARTDADGLLVPLAEQDRSRWDAGLIAEGVAVISRTLGRGPIGPYQLQAAIAAVHDEAGTAADTDWPQILALYDVLRRVSPGPVLTLNRAVAVAMVHGPLAGLAELGTLDEDDRMTRGHRLEAVRAHLLEMSGDRAAAIAAYRRAAKRATSIPEQHYLALQAARLS; encoded by the coding sequence ATGACGCCGGGCACCGAGGACCTGCTGCGTGAGCTGGCGCCGCAGGTCCTCGGCATCCTGGTCCGCAGGTACGACCGGTTCGACGCCTGCGAGGACGCCGTACAGGAGGCGCTGCTCGCGGCCGCGACCCAGTGGCCGGTGGACGGCCTGCCGCAGAGCCCGCGGTCCTGGCTGGTGACGGTCGCGTCCCGGCGGCTGGTCGACGAGTGGCGCAGCGCGGGCGCCCGGCAGCGGCGGGAGGAGACGGTCGCCGCGCTGGAGGTCGAGCCCGGCCCGACCGAGGACGCCGACGACACGCTGACCCTGCTGTTCCTCTGCTGCCACCCGCGGCTGCCGGTGCCGGCCCAGCTCGCCCTGACGCTGCGGGCGGTCGGCGGGCTGTCCACGGCCGAGATCGCGGCGGCGTTCCTGGTGCCGGAGCCGACCATGGCCCAGCGGATCAGCCGGGCCAAGAAGTCCATCCAGGGCTCCCGGTTCGCGCTGCCGCCGCCGGCCGAGGTCCCGGACCGGCTGCGGGTCGTGCTGCACGCGCTCTACCTCGTCTTCAACGAGGGGTACGCCATCACCGCCGGCGACCAGGCCCACCGGGCCGACCTCACCGCCGAGGCCGTCCGGCTGACCCGGCTCGTGCACACGCTGGTCCCGGCCGATGGCGAGGTGTCCGGGCTGCTGGCGCTCATGCTGCTGACCGAGGCCCGGCGGCCGGCCCGGACCGACGCCGACGGGCTGCTGGTGCCGCTGGCCGAGCAGGACCGCTCCCGCTGGGACGCCGGGCTGATCGCGGAGGGGGTCGCGGTGATCAGCCGGACGCTGGGCCGCGGCCCGATCGGGCCGTACCAGCTGCAGGCGGCGATCGCGGCCGTGCACGACGAGGCCGGGACGGCGGCCGACACCGACTGGCCCCAGATCCTGGCCCTGTACGACGTGCTGCGGCGGGTCTCGCCCGGCCCGGTCCTGACGCTCAACCGGGCCGTCGCGGTCGCGATGGTGCACGGGCCGCTGGCCGGGCTGGCCGAGCTCGGCACGCTGGACGAGGACGACCGGATGACCCGCGGGCACCGGCTGGAGGCCGTCCGGGCCCACCTGCTGGAGATGTCGGGGGACCGGGCCGCCGCGATCGCCGCCTACCGCCGGGCGGCCAAGCGCGCCACCAGCATCCCGGAGCAGCACTACCTCGCCCTGCAGGCCGCCCGCCTGTCCTAG
- a CDS encoding phosphatase PAP2 family protein, with the protein MTVLRRADRRLAVRLTLGLAAALGLGVPFLLLALLVRAHWSPLISLDTSVAGHLHAVALRHGWLVTTLKGISDVFDPIVFRVVTTVIAGLLLWQRRFRLAAWTLVTIWGAALLGLLLKIVVDRTRPDLVDAVATAPGRSFPSGHALTSTVGSLVLLLLVMPLLRRSWRVVAVVVAIVVPLAVGFARIGLGVHFLSDVVAGEILGLTWVAVTAAAFEAWRRDVGLPPSPPAEAEPELGEDVPEPSSG; encoded by the coding sequence GTGACGGTGTTGAGAAGGGCGGATCGGCGGCTGGCCGTCCGGTTGACGCTCGGTCTGGCGGCCGCCCTCGGGCTGGGCGTGCCGTTCCTGCTGCTGGCCCTGCTGGTCCGGGCGCACTGGAGCCCGCTGATCAGCCTGGACACCTCGGTGGCCGGGCATCTGCACGCGGTGGCGCTGCGGCACGGCTGGCTGGTCACCACGCTCAAGGGGATCAGCGACGTCTTCGACCCGATCGTGTTCCGGGTGGTGACGACCGTAATCGCCGGGCTGCTGCTGTGGCAGCGGCGGTTCCGGCTGGCGGCCTGGACCCTGGTCACGATCTGGGGCGCGGCCCTGCTCGGCCTGCTGCTCAAGATCGTCGTCGACCGGACGCGGCCGGACCTGGTGGACGCGGTCGCGACCGCGCCGGGCCGGTCGTTCCCGTCCGGGCACGCGCTGACCTCGACCGTCGGCAGCCTGGTGCTGCTGTTGCTGGTCATGCCGCTGCTGCGGCGGTCCTGGCGGGTGGTCGCGGTGGTGGTCGCGATCGTGGTCCCGCTCGCGGTCGGCTTCGCCCGGATCGGCCTCGGCGTGCACTTCCTCTCCGACGTGGTGGCCGGGGAGATCCTCGGGCTGACCTGGGTGGCGGTCACCGCGGCCGCCTTCGAGGCCTGGCGCCGCGACGTCGGCCTGCCGCCGTCCCCGCCGGCCGAGGCCGAGCCGGAGCTGGGCGAGGACGTGCCGGAGCCGTCGAGCGGATGA
- a CDS encoding acyl-CoA dehydrogenase family protein, which produces MASTHEVTNQPPPLVDHDVYGGDLALTETVRRLGAETAGLRELGRLAGTPEAQRWGTEANASPPVLRTHDRYGHRVDEVDFHPSYHRLLTEAVGHGLAGAPWAEAASTPHTTRAAGFYVWSQVEAGHGCPVSMSYAVLPALRHEPVLAATYEPGLTARAYEPGLRAGKPGLLAGMGMTEKQGGSDVRANRTLAVPRADGSWRLTGHKWFCSAPMSDLFLVLAQVGGAGLTCFLVPRVLPDGERNVFRLQRLKDKLGNRSNASSEVEFEDTVGWAVGAPGQGLRTILEMVRVTRLDCVLGSAALMRAAVAQAVHHTTYRSAFGGVLRDKPLMASVLADLALESEAATVLGLRLAAAVDAGEDDFSRLATAVAKFWVCKRAPMVAAEALECLGGNGYVEESGLPRLFRESPLNSIWEGAGNVIALDVLRALAREPAAVEAVLAEVDAAAGGDARLDAAAKQLRADLAGRPDEAAARLVATRIALALQASLLVRYAPAPVADAFCGTRLGDGPGPVFGLGVPDPGAVVDRAAPVR; this is translated from the coding sequence ATGGCGAGCACCCACGAGGTGACCAACCAGCCGCCGCCGCTGGTCGACCACGACGTCTACGGCGGCGACCTGGCCCTGACCGAGACCGTCCGCCGGCTCGGCGCGGAGACCGCGGGCCTGCGGGAGCTGGGCCGGCTGGCCGGCACGCCCGAGGCCCAGCGCTGGGGCACCGAGGCCAACGCGTCCCCGCCGGTCCTGCGCACCCACGACCGGTACGGCCACCGCGTCGACGAGGTCGACTTCCACCCCTCGTACCACCGCCTGCTCACCGAGGCCGTCGGGCACGGGCTGGCCGGGGCGCCCTGGGCCGAGGCCGCATCGACCCCGCACACCACCCGGGCGGCCGGCTTCTACGTCTGGTCCCAGGTCGAGGCCGGGCACGGCTGCCCGGTCTCCATGTCGTACGCGGTGCTGCCGGCGCTGCGGCACGAGCCCGTCCTGGCCGCGACGTACGAGCCCGGCCTGACCGCCCGGGCGTACGAGCCGGGGCTGCGGGCGGGCAAGCCCGGGCTGCTGGCCGGGATGGGGATGACGGAGAAGCAGGGCGGCTCGGACGTGCGGGCCAACCGGACGCTGGCTGTTCCGCGTGCGGACGGGAGCTGGCGGCTGACCGGCCACAAGTGGTTCTGCTCGGCCCCGATGTCGGACCTGTTCCTGGTGCTGGCCCAGGTCGGGGGGGCCGGGCTGACCTGCTTCCTGGTGCCGCGGGTGCTGCCGGACGGCGAGCGGAACGTGTTCCGGCTGCAGCGGCTGAAGGACAAGCTCGGCAACCGGTCCAACGCGTCCTCGGAGGTCGAGTTCGAGGACACGGTGGGCTGGGCGGTGGGCGCGCCCGGGCAGGGGCTGCGCACGATCCTGGAGATGGTCCGGGTGACCCGGCTGGACTGCGTGCTCGGCAGCGCTGCCCTGATGCGGGCGGCGGTGGCGCAGGCCGTGCACCACACGACGTACCGGTCGGCGTTCGGCGGGGTACTGCGGGACAAACCGCTGATGGCGTCCGTGCTGGCCGACCTGGCGCTGGAGTCGGAGGCGGCGACCGTGCTGGGCCTGCGGCTGGCCGCGGCGGTGGACGCGGGCGAGGACGACTTCAGCCGGCTCGCGACCGCGGTGGCCAAGTTCTGGGTCTGCAAGCGGGCGCCGATGGTGGCCGCTGAGGCGCTGGAGTGCCTCGGCGGCAACGGGTACGTCGAGGAGTCCGGCCTGCCGCGCCTGTTCCGGGAGTCCCCGCTGAACTCGATCTGGGAGGGCGCCGGCAACGTCATCGCGCTGGACGTGCTGCGGGCGCTGGCCCGGGAGCCGGCCGCGGTCGAGGCCGTGCTGGCCGAGGTCGACGCGGCCGCGGGCGGCGACGCCCGGCTGGACGCGGCGGCCAAGCAGCTGCGGGCCGACCTGGCCGGCCGCCCGGACGAGGCCGCCGCCCGGCTGGTGGCGACCCGGATCGCGCTGGCCCTGCAGGCCTCCCTGCTGGTCCGGTACGCCCCCGCCCCGGTCGCGGACGCCTTCTGCGGCACCCGGCTCGGCGACGGTCCCGGCCCGGTCTTCGGCCTCGGCGTCCCGGATCCCGGCGCGGTGGTCGACCGGGCGGCGCCGGTTCGCTGA
- a CDS encoding thioesterase family protein, whose amino-acid sequence MSSEAFYVPIGPGTFRPTPHTVGPWAATDQHGGPPSALLVRALEQVLPPEGGWLARISVDLLGAVPVQELTVTASVVRPGRSVQLAVATLAAGGRDVARATGWWHRFGDTIAVAAYGSAPELPDQPDPVDQRWPGGYLQAMEWRRVKGDFAEPGPAVIWSRMRLPLVEGAEPSPTQRLLVSADSGNGAASALDLDSWLYVNTELTVHVLRPPAGEWICLDAATTIGPTGGGYAITTLSDVDGEVGRGAQALIVRPR is encoded by the coding sequence GTGAGCTCGGAGGCCTTCTATGTCCCGATAGGTCCGGGAACCTTCCGGCCGACGCCGCACACGGTCGGGCCCTGGGCCGCGACCGACCAGCACGGCGGGCCGCCGTCCGCCTTGCTGGTCCGGGCGCTGGAGCAGGTCTTGCCGCCCGAGGGTGGGTGGCTGGCGCGGATCTCCGTCGACCTGCTCGGCGCGGTGCCGGTGCAGGAGCTGACCGTGACCGCGTCGGTGGTCCGGCCGGGGCGGTCGGTCCAGCTCGCGGTGGCGACGCTCGCCGCCGGCGGCCGGGACGTGGCCCGGGCCACGGGCTGGTGGCACCGGTTCGGCGACACCATCGCGGTGGCCGCGTACGGGTCGGCGCCGGAGCTGCCGGACCAGCCCGACCCGGTCGACCAGCGCTGGCCCGGCGGCTACCTGCAGGCGATGGAGTGGCGCCGGGTGAAGGGCGACTTCGCCGAGCCCGGGCCGGCGGTGATCTGGTCCCGGATGCGACTGCCGCTGGTCGAGGGTGCGGAGCCGTCCCCGACCCAGCGGCTGCTGGTCAGCGCCGACTCCGGCAACGGGGCGGCCTCGGCGCTGGACCTGGACTCCTGGCTCTACGTCAACACCGAGCTGACCGTGCACGTCCTGCGCCCGCCGGCCGGCGAGTGGATCTGCCTGGACGCGGCCACCACCATCGGCCCGACCGGCGGCGGGTACGCGATCACGACGCTGTCCGATGTGGACGGTGAGGTCGGCCGCGGGGCGCAGGCGCTGATCGTGCGGCCGCGCTAG
- a CDS encoding alpha-amylase family protein produces the protein MPERWYQQAVVYCLDVETFQDSNGDGVGDLRGMTSRLDYLARLGVTTLWLNPIHPTPGRDDGYDVSDYYGVDPRLGSLGDFVELVHQCENRGIRLIIDLVVNHTSDQHPWFQSARTSADSQYRDWYVWSQTEPPNAGDGVVFPGYQRGIWSYDKVAKLWYHHRFYDFQPDLNWNNPEVREEIGRVVSFWLQLGVSGFRMDGAPFVIEEVHPDTADRTMHYEWLNDLRDHIAWRRGDAVVLAEANVPREQILEFFGPRGDRLPMMFNFAENQQIFLALARETAVPVQTAIQSSPAIPPSTSWATFLRNHDEIDLSGLRESERADVFAKFGPEKEMQLYGRGIRRRLATMLGGDQRRIRLAYVLQFSLPGTPVVRYGEEIGMGEDLSLQQRDAIRTPMQWADSPQAGFSTNAETVRPVISKGDFGYPEVNVRDQTADPASLLSWFQRLLPVLRDCPEFGIGTCTVLDTKDDRVLGLRYECPTGAVLAVLNLSTAKVTVDLKPQPGIEDGFPVDVFADRAYPDPGDLSELQLDGSGYRWLRLARTVGA, from the coding sequence ATGCCGGAACGGTGGTATCAGCAGGCGGTCGTCTACTGCCTCGACGTCGAGACATTCCAGGACTCCAACGGCGACGGGGTGGGTGACCTGCGCGGGATGACCAGCCGGCTGGACTACCTGGCCCGCCTCGGGGTCACCACGCTGTGGCTCAACCCGATCCACCCCACGCCGGGTCGGGACGACGGCTACGACGTGTCCGACTACTACGGCGTGGACCCGCGGCTGGGCTCGCTCGGCGACTTCGTCGAGCTCGTGCACCAGTGCGAGAACCGGGGCATCCGGCTGATCATCGACCTGGTCGTCAACCACACCTCGGACCAGCACCCCTGGTTCCAGTCCGCCCGCACGAGCGCGGACTCCCAGTACCGGGACTGGTACGTGTGGTCTCAGACCGAGCCGCCCAACGCGGGCGACGGGGTCGTCTTCCCCGGCTACCAGCGCGGCATCTGGTCCTACGACAAGGTCGCCAAGCTCTGGTATCACCACCGCTTCTACGACTTCCAGCCCGACCTCAACTGGAACAACCCCGAGGTCCGGGAGGAGATCGGCCGGGTCGTCTCGTTCTGGCTGCAGCTCGGGGTCAGCGGCTTCCGGATGGACGGCGCGCCGTTCGTCATCGAGGAGGTCCACCCGGACACCGCGGACCGGACCATGCACTACGAGTGGCTCAACGACCTGCGCGACCACATCGCCTGGCGACGCGGCGACGCGGTCGTGCTGGCCGAGGCGAACGTGCCCCGCGAGCAGATCCTCGAGTTCTTCGGCCCGCGCGGCGACCGGCTGCCGATGATGTTCAACTTCGCCGAGAACCAGCAGATCTTCCTGGCGCTGGCCCGGGAGACCGCGGTGCCGGTGCAGACGGCGATCCAGTCCTCGCCGGCGATCCCGCCCTCGACCAGCTGGGCCACGTTCCTGCGCAACCACGACGAGATCGACCTGTCCGGGCTGCGGGAGAGCGAGCGCGCGGACGTGTTCGCGAAGTTCGGCCCCGAGAAGGAGATGCAGCTCTACGGCCGCGGCATCCGGCGCCGGCTGGCCACCATGCTGGGCGGCGACCAGCGCCGGATCCGGCTCGCGTACGTGCTGCAGTTCTCGCTGCCCGGCACCCCCGTGGTCCGGTACGGCGAGGAGATCGGGATGGGCGAGGACCTGTCCCTGCAGCAGCGGGACGCGATCCGGACGCCGATGCAGTGGGCCGACTCGCCGCAGGCCGGCTTCAGCACGAACGCGGAGACGGTCCGGCCGGTCATCAGCAAGGGCGACTTCGGCTACCCCGAGGTCAACGTGCGGGACCAGACCGCCGACCCCGCCTCGCTGCTGTCCTGGTTCCAGCGGCTGCTGCCGGTACTGCGGGACTGCCCGGAGTTCGGCATCGGCACCTGCACCGTGCTCGACACCAAGGACGACCGGGTCCTCGGGCTGCGGTACGAGTGCCCGACCGGCGCCGTCCTCGCCGTGCTCAACCTCTCCACCGCCAAGGTGACGGTCGACCTGAAACCGCAGCCGGGGATCGAGGACGGCTTCCCGGTCGACGTGTTCGCCGACCGGGCGTACCCGGACCCGGGCGACCTGAGCGAGCTCCAGCTGGACGGGTCCGGATACCGATGGCTCCGCCTGGCCCGTACGGTCGGGGCGTGA
- the solA gene encoding N-methyl-L-tryptophan oxidase, with translation MSWDVIVAGLGGMGSATALELARRGSRVLGLEQFGPAHALGSSHGGSRIYRQSYLEDPAYVPLLIRAWDQWFRLMADSGSDVFVPTGGLYVGSPDGPTFGGSRLAAEQWDLPHEVLDGFDVALRFPAFRLAPGELGLYEERAGYARPEATVAAQLELAARAGAELRFGEPVLSWSAGPPAVVTTPAGRYEADALVLTPGAWAPALAGLDVPMVVERQVMHWVAPTGPIGPYERNPVFICGDDEDQVYGFPAIDGPAGGVKISFFRAGGPTDPDTVDRTVRPAEIEELRTRAAQVFPGLTGPSVAATVCLYTTTPDHHFVVGRHPEFPNVAVACGFSGHGFKFVPVVGEILADLVRDGRTRHPIALFDPRRFRSH, from the coding sequence ATGAGCTGGGACGTCATCGTCGCCGGCCTCGGCGGCATGGGCAGCGCGACCGCGCTGGAGCTGGCCCGGCGCGGCTCCCGTGTCCTGGGCCTGGAGCAGTTCGGCCCCGCGCACGCGCTCGGCTCCAGCCACGGCGGGTCCCGGATCTATCGGCAGTCATACCTGGAGGATCCCGCCTACGTACCACTGCTGATAAGGGCGTGGGACCAATGGTTCCGGCTCATGGCGGACAGCGGCTCCGATGTGTTCGTCCCCACCGGTGGCCTGTACGTCGGAAGCCCGGACGGTCCCACCTTCGGCGGCTCCCGGCTCGCGGCCGAGCAGTGGGACCTGCCGCACGAGGTGCTCGACGGCTTCGACGTCGCGCTCCGCTTCCCGGCCTTCCGGCTGGCCCCGGGCGAGCTCGGCCTGTACGAGGAACGCGCCGGCTACGCCCGTCCCGAGGCCACCGTCGCGGCCCAGCTGGAGCTGGCCGCCCGGGCCGGGGCCGAGCTGCGCTTCGGCGAGCCGGTGCTGTCCTGGTCGGCCGGCCCGCCCGCGGTCGTCACCACCCCCGCCGGCCGGTACGAGGCCGACGCGCTGGTGCTCACCCCCGGCGCCTGGGCGCCCGCGCTGGCCGGACTGGACGTGCCGATGGTGGTGGAGCGGCAGGTCATGCACTGGGTCGCCCCGACCGGCCCGATCGGGCCGTACGAGCGGAACCCGGTCTTCATCTGCGGCGACGACGAGGACCAGGTCTACGGCTTCCCCGCCATCGACGGCCCGGCCGGCGGGGTGAAGATCTCGTTCTTCCGGGCCGGCGGGCCGACCGACCCGGACACCGTCGACCGGACCGTACGGCCGGCGGAGATCGAGGAGCTGCGGACGCGGGCCGCGCAGGTCTTCCCCGGCCTGACCGGGCCGTCGGTCGCCGCGACGGTCTGCCTCTACACGACCACGCCGGACCACCATTTCGTGGTCGGGCGGCACCCGGAGTTCCCGAACGTCGCCGTCGCCTGCGGGTTCTCCGGGCACGGGTTCAAGTTCGTCCCGGTGGTGGGAGAGATCCTGGCCGACCTGGTCCGGGACGGGCGTACTCGGCATCCGATCGCCCTGTTCGACCCGCGACGGTTCCGGTCACACTGA
- a CDS encoding methylated-DNA--[protein]-cysteine S-methyltransferase, translating to MFWTVVDSPIDSLLLVGDETGLRQLWMEPHEPPADAERDDAALAPVAAQLVDYFAGRRTRFELALSPQGTPFQQKVWMALREIPYGRTTTYGEIATDLGQPTASRAVGLANGRNPLAVIVPCHRVIGANGSLTGFGGGLPRKRWLLDHERTVLGEKGPQPSGLW from the coding sequence ATGTTCTGGACCGTGGTCGACTCCCCGATCGACTCGCTGTTGCTGGTCGGGGACGAGACCGGCCTGCGCCAGCTCTGGATGGAGCCGCACGAGCCGCCCGCCGACGCCGAGCGGGACGACGCCGCGCTGGCCCCGGTCGCCGCTCAGCTGGTGGACTACTTCGCCGGTCGCCGGACCCGGTTCGAGCTGGCCCTGTCGCCGCAGGGCACGCCGTTCCAGCAGAAGGTCTGGATGGCGCTGCGGGAGATCCCGTACGGCCGGACCACGACGTACGGGGAGATCGCCACCGATCTGGGGCAGCCGACCGCGTCCCGGGCGGTCGGGCTGGCCAACGGCCGCAACCCGCTCGCGGTCATCGTGCCCTGCCACCGGGTGATCGGCGCGAACGGGTCGTTGACCGGCTTCGGGGGCGGTCTCCCGCGCAAACGCTGGCTGCTCGACCACGAGCGGACGGTGCTGGGCGAGAAGGGGCCGCAACCGTCCGGGCTCTGGTGA
- a CDS encoding RDD family protein produces MSEGSGYGDGYRDQYGQGSLPPAPPPPWSDQSTPSGQQAAQPPYGEPTPSGQQPASGQPPYGGPTSGQQPAYGGPTSGQQPAYGGPTSGQQPAYGDQTQQGGYGQQPGYAAAPPYGQQQQPGYGQPAYGQPAYGQQPGYAQQYGGQYASPQWGSAPPGYGAPAVTYASWGARVGAFLLDWLFSLLLYVPGGILLGVAVGTADTTTNLDGTTSVENINGGLLAFGIIVLIAGFVVQIWNQGWRQGSKGWSWGKQIVGIKLVRESTGQPPGGGTGIGRLVLRGVLGIVPFYIILDYLWPLWDEKNQCLDDKILSTLVIRAKD; encoded by the coding sequence ATGAGCGAGGGCAGCGGGTACGGGGACGGTTACCGCGATCAGTACGGGCAGGGTTCCTTGCCGCCCGCGCCGCCGCCGCCCTGGTCGGACCAGAGCACCCCGTCCGGCCAGCAGGCGGCCCAGCCGCCGTACGGGGAGCCGACGCCGTCGGGTCAGCAGCCCGCCTCCGGCCAGCCGCCGTACGGCGGGCCGACGTCCGGCCAGCAGCCGGCCTACGGCGGGCCGACCTCGGGTCAGCAGCCGGCGTACGGCGGGCCGACCTCGGGTCAGCAGCCGGCCTACGGAGATCAGACCCAGCAGGGCGGGTACGGGCAGCAGCCCGGCTACGCCGCTGCCCCGCCGTACGGGCAGCAGCAGCAGCCGGGATACGGGCAGCCGGCCTACGGGCAGCCGGCCTACGGTCAGCAGCCCGGCTACGCCCAGCAGTACGGCGGCCAGTACGCCTCGCCCCAGTGGGGAAGCGCCCCGCCCGGCTACGGCGCCCCGGCCGTGACCTACGCGTCCTGGGGCGCCCGGGTCGGCGCGTTCCTGCTGGACTGGCTGTTCTCGCTGTTGCTGTACGTGCCCGGCGGCATCCTGCTCGGCGTCGCCGTCGGCACCGCCGACACCACGACGAACCTGGACGGGACCACCAGCGTCGAGAACATCAACGGCGGGCTGCTCGCCTTCGGCATCATCGTTCTGATCGCCGGGTTCGTCGTGCAGATCTGGAACCAGGGCTGGCGGCAGGGCTCGAAGGGCTGGTCCTGGGGCAAGCAGATCGTCGGGATCAAGCTCGTCCGGGAGTCGACCGGGCAGCCGCCCGGCGGCGGGACCGGCATCGGCCGGCTGGTGCTGCGCGGCGTGCTCGGGATCGTGCCGTTCTACATCATCCTGGACTACCTCTGGCCGCTCTGGGACGAGAAGAACCAGTGCCTGGACGACAAGATCCTCTCCACGCTGGTGATCCGCGCCAAGGACTAG
- a CDS encoding YciI family protein, producing MIMMFGSAGEMMETQSPEWITEMIAFMRDLDKELVEAGEMVFNEGLQDGDKAKIVRLTDGVAVTTDGPYAEAKESLIGFWVLDVADEARILEIAGRIVAYSRVVEVRPVGVVPDVA from the coding sequence ATGATCATGATGTTCGGCAGCGCCGGCGAGATGATGGAGACGCAGTCGCCGGAGTGGATCACCGAGATGATCGCCTTCATGCGGGACCTGGACAAGGAGCTCGTCGAGGCCGGCGAGATGGTGTTCAACGAGGGCCTGCAGGACGGCGACAAGGCCAAGATCGTCCGGCTCACCGACGGCGTCGCGGTCACGACCGACGGGCCGTACGCCGAGGCGAAGGAGTCGCTGATCGGTTTCTGGGTCCTGGACGTGGCCGACGAGGCCCGGATCCTGGAGATCGCCGGGCGGATCGTCGCGTACAGCAGGGTGGTCGAGGTCCGGCCGGTCGGCGTCGTGCCGGACGTGGCGTGA